The genomic DNA CAGGTTGGCCcagtgtgtttctgtctgtttgtgttctgttctgcctctcttggcttttatacttttagttgactcctccttcttttaggttttctatttgtgtttttcaaatACTTGTTTGTCTTCGTtgctttctctgtttctcttatTTTTTCTTCGTTTCTTACTTGTTTTACTTCGTtgctttctctgtttctcttgtttgtctctttgtcttatttgtttttctttctttatatttctctttgttttcatgGCACCCCCTGCTTGGTTTGACATCCCGTCCTTTGTTGTTTAtgtttcttatctttctttctgtttgttgactttcttgtcttttctgtttttcattgtttttcctagggacccccctggttagggttagaaTTTGAGAAAGGACTGGGGCCCCAGCAATGCTGGAAAGCCACAAGTGCACGGTCCTTCGCTGGTGCTGCCTTCCGTAGCGGACTTCTTGCCACTCGTCAGCCATGACGGGtggtttttaattattttttaatttgtaaatgtcttttaatgtagatgaaatgtaaaaaaatgaatTGTTTTTTCAACTAAAAGTGAAACCCAAAAGGGGCTCAAAACAACTAAAAGAGAGCCCAAAAGGCTTAAAAATcccttaaaataaaaactgtctgTTCGGCTGTTTCTTTTACATTTCtactaaaaatttaaaaaaaaaataactaaacaaggtttgtttttaaccaaaaaagaaaacatccaaaAGGGGCTCAAACAACTAAAAGAGAACACAAAGGCTTAAAAAAATccctaaatacaaaaaaaaaacgtgttttccggttcaaaaaaattaaaacgtgtCTCCCTCAGGCCTGTGAGGCacgaaagaaaacaaaatcaacaAAAATCCAAGCGCTCAAAACAATGGCTGGCTGCTGGAGATGTGCACTGTTCGGTCATCGAAAGCAGAATGAGCTCTCTCTCCTACCTGCGCTCCTTTTATATTCTCCGGTCTGTAATGCGTTTTatacagttctttttttttattaatgttgtTTCAGTGTCCCTGTCTTCTTATAAAATTAGGGTTTGACTCTGTATGTGTTCATCTATTTGTACTATGATGAATTATAtgaattgaaaaaaaattatttcattatattatttacatttatttatttattagtgtTAATGCTTATTTAATATTTGAgtatataaattaatatttattcCTTGACGTTATCATAATGAATTTACTGTTATTAGTGTAACCCTTTTACATGAGATTAATATATTTTAACATTTGTACTTTATAAAATTAATTAAGGAAAAAATATACCTTTTTAAAGAAGTCAAACTTAGAATTAGGGTTAGACATCAAGCCAATTTGGGTTATTAGGGgaaaggttagggttagggaaaaGGATCATGGGTGGGGTTAGGGTAAGGGAAAGGGTTGGGGTTAGGGAAAGGTAGTGGGAGGAGATAGGAGGTAAAGGTGAAAAGGGggaggggttagggttaggaaaagGACCCGGGTTGAGGATAAAGGGTTAGGATGATACAAAATTGGACCAGACTAGGGTAAATTCCAAATAGGGTTGGACAAACAATTTGGGATCCGGAGTTGGGTCAAAATAGAAACTGAAtcaattttgcatatttaagcCAGATGGTTCTTTGGTACCTAACAAAAAAATTCCAatacttttccttctttttacgTTCCCAATCCGTCCACTTCACATTTCTTTGCAAGCCAGCCATTCTCATCGCTTCTTCACCATGAATTGAAAAATGTTTAACCAAAGGAGTTTCTGTTGCCTTCTTGTTCTTCACATTGTATCGATGTTGCATCATACGTGTGGACAATGTATTCTTGGTTTCTCCAACATATTGAACACCACATTTTGAACAAAAAATGACGTATACACAATTCTTCGAGTTGGTGCTGAAACCTTGCTCAACTCGAAACACTTTTTTCTCAACACTCTTGATGAACTTAAGTCTAACAAATTGGGATTCCAACACCTGTGGTTTCCGCAAAGTTAAAGATGGTAATCTAGCTTTAACCAAAAAATCCCGCAAGTTTTTATTCCGTCTATAGGCTGTGATAACCTTAGACGAAGGAACAAATTGCTGTATATCTGGAACCGTGTCAAAATTCGTTTTAAACTTCCCATTTAAAACCTTGGAAATACTCGAATAGGTTGTAATCAGTGGAATCAAATTCCGATCATCCAATGTTTTAGATTCCTTAAAGGTCTTGCATTCCCTAAGAAAGGACCTAGGGTAACCTCTGTTCCTCAAGGCCCTAAAAAGAGCCCTTACTGCTTCAAAAAACTCCACTCGTCTCGTGCAAATCCGATCGAACTGTAAAAGCTGTGCTTTCACAATTCCTCTAAAACAGTGTGTCGGATGGAAACTTTTCTTGTGGAGTAGTGCGTGCGTATCAGTTGTTTTAAAATGCACTTTAATATCTAACTTAAGTGTCTTTAAGAAATCCGGTCCTTTAAACACCGTGGTATCTAGGAAATCAATCTAGTTTTCCTCAAATTCCTTCTTCAAAGTAATTGATGGATCGTGTGTGTTGAGAATTTCCACAAAATTATCAAATTCCTCACGTGATTCCGTCCAGATACCCCAAATGTCATCTAAGTATCTGAGATAACATTTTGGTTTCGTCCCACATTTGGCTAATACTTCTTTCTCCCAATTGgccagggttagggttagggggttagggggtaATAGCCAGTAGTCGAccgaataaaatggaataacttgaaaagtaagtgtcgtagagggatgaaagtggtgtctacgggGTTTTTTGGGGTCCTCCGGACAccctggtgaagaccccatgtcgatagcaccaacggttctggacttggttgAAATCGGTTAAAATTTGACCGAATAAAAAGTTCAAAGTTGCAGATAGGAGTGTCTGATCGGGCtaattccaccaccactgtactcagcaggccctgctgGGTCGTTAGACACCCGACATGGCGTTAGGGTTAGGGGGAgctggggttagggttaggttttGTGTAAGAgcaggccaccagcaagctggtagcctgagatgcacgggccatcgatgtGGCCGGGTGGTGGTGTCCCTGCCCCTTTTTTATATACCGTGgcttagggcgatcgtggctcaagagttgggagttcgccttgtaatcggaaggttgccggttcgagccccggcttggacagtctcggtcgttgtgtccttgggcaagacacttcacccgttgcctactggtggtggtcagagggcccggtggcgccagtgtccggcagcctcgcctctgtcagtgcgccccagggtggctgtggctacaatgtagcttgccatcaccagtgtgtgaatgggtggatgactggttgtgtaaagtgctttggggtccttagggactagtaaagcgctatacaaatacaggccatataGGCAGGAAGGATGAcaatttctttatttaatttgtttaatttattaCTTAGAATAACAATTTAGAAAAATATACTTAATTGCTCGATGTTTAATTACTTGATGAGACTCAGAAGATAAATAccactttcctttcctttttttttttaatgaatgcaTTTATTGAAGAAGGACCACCAAAATCTTTGTTCTATTTGGTGTACATATTAAGAGTTGCTGGACTAACAGTTGGTTTGATTTGCTTCAGAGAATCctcaaattctttcatcttaaTGTTGCGCACCTCAGCAGCAGCTATAATACGGACTTGGTCTGGTCCCAACTCTCTTATTGGGCCAAGTGCAGCATCTCTGGGTAATGCTGTCAAATTGCTCCCTGAATATCCTGCAGTCACTTTTGCAAGACAGGACAGTTCGTTTTGGCTCAGTGGACTCCCGTGCTTTCCCAAAAGATTTTTCAGCAGCGTAAATCTTGTCTTCTCATCGGGTAAGGTCACATATACTCTTTTTGCAAAGCGCCTTAATATTGCTTCATCGAGCTCCTGGGGCCTGTTAGTTGCTCCAATTACAAGTACCCTGTCATCCCTTCCTGACTGCAACCCGTCAAACTCAATGAGGAACTCGGTTTTTAAATGGCGAGAGGCGTCATGctccccctccctcctttcATAGAGCAAGCTGTCCACTTCATCGATGAAGATTACTGAGGGCTGTAACTCTCTTGCAACCGCAAAGAGTGCTCGTACGAGCTTCTCGCCTTCTCCCACATATTTGGAGGTCAAACTAGCAGCACTGATGTTGAAGAATGTTGCATTAGACTCTGCAGCAACTGCTTTGGCGAGCATGGTCTTCCCATTTCCTGGTGGGCCAAATAAAAGCAAGCCACGTGCAGGAGCTCTCAGACCAGTAAAGAGATCAGGTCTTAAGGCAGGAAGGATGACAATTTCTTGAAGTGCTTGCTTTGCCAGATCCTGCCCTGCGATGTCATCAAATGACACAGTCGCTCCACTGCAGTGAAcagaagaaatattttaaatgtgcaaaactttttttttttttaaatttcacccagggaaaaatgtcttgttgattGTGATGCTTCTGATACCTTTCTACAATTTCATTCATAACTAGAAAGGGCATTTTCttaagaaactgcagtgtgaatgcttgaatctgaatgtatgcactgaaatgaattaattgctgaatgttaagttaaaaattctgaatgagctggaaaatacagaatttttaacctgaaaacaaaagtgcagaacttttgaaagttgatgttcacacagaagaagttggaaaaaagctaaacatgtttaaaatgtaaataatagaaagatgagtaatgacaaaagaaaatttagagtcagaaaacatctgaatgaatactaaaagttcatattcttctaattgaaatgaacttaaaagatgaacaaacattctggagaaaatacaaacttGTGTACTGTATAGAGATTTGTGAGTAAATTCAAATGAAAGCCTAAggtggtgacacagtttaacacatgcaaataatcaaataaacagtcctttttgtgaacatggataaataagtatcaatagtttacagcattgttcagccatgccactaaatgcttttttacacattgttttaacctgggctcagacacaaagtcccaaatttagttagtccctgactttgagttgtggttatgactaattattatacacaaggctttatctatctgaactctaaggacacaaatataaaaaaactatacttaccagctgataccccacactacacactaggtgtgtcagcagaggtgggaccaagtcattgttttgcaagtctcaagtaagtctcaagtctttatcctcaagtcaagtctcaagtaatgtcaggcaagtcagagtcaagtctcaagtcattggtgtaaaagtccgagtaaagtcacaagtctgaaattttgaatttcaagtcctttcgagtcttaaaaaaaagaaaaaatgaaaaaagaatgttgctgttatgctaaatgtaaatattagaccatgtaatttttaaatctgtgtttttctcaacacatgacaaaatagtgaacttagaaaatatacacaaattgtgaaattgcacctctttaaaatgcagctcaattaaacctagctcctagaataattttcaccggcagttctgagataagctgcatgttattcttggatgcggttgtaggaccggctttaaaatcgcatgacaaaaatatcatacatatttaaaaaaaactgcatcacctacgtagcctggacaacatttgctagttagatgaagtcagctatctcattgtagcatatttatatgcatatttataatcatacggttcttggagtgagtgcatacactcatgaagtttagtaacttccggtcactgcaacaagcccaggtacagtttaccgccggatgggtacaggaccgtgaaatgcaccgtgtagaaagtaaagaccatcgtacctatcataagtttaccagtctcacaaattgtcttcataaatacacattcgttaaccgtttattaataggacctttgagctcaagggtaattaattagtagtggaaataatttctggtagcattacagaaatgtagcagtgacaataatactgtatgctgtaatcgcactgggcaattagtgatacaaaacaactgttttatcctgtgaataaaagtatatgtttttgtcaatgtaccataataacagaagcgaaacgcaatattgtgtcaggacaattcactatttatgcacaataaacaaaggagcatagcgcgagaatttctgttcagcgccagacttgcttgtaacctatatcaccaattatgttaagaaaaatgacgcattaactacaacagaagactgacctttgtgggaatgcttggagcagactaacctgtgagctggagtgttctgggacgttatatttggtctttgaatggctgcaatccaggccacccgtcgcctctttgttacttcggaaacatggctcgaacaatttacagtggggcaaaaaagtatttagtcagccaccgattgtgcaagttcccccacctaaaatgatgacagaggtcagtaatttgcaccagaggtacactgcaactgtgagagacagaatgtgaaaaaaaaatccatgaatccacatggtaggatttgtaaagaatttattcgtaaatcagggtggaaaataagtatttggtcaataacaaaaatacaactcaatactttgtaacataaccttggttggcaataacagaggtcaaacgtttactataggtctttaccaggtttgcacacacagtagctggtattttggcccattcctccatgcagatcttctcgagagcagtgatgttttggggctgtcgccgagcaacacggactttcaactcccgccacagattttctatggggttgaggtctggagactggctaggccactccaggactttcaaatgcttcttacggaaccactcctttgttgcccgggcggtgtgttttggatcattgtcatgttggaagacccagcctcgtttcatcttcaaagttctcactgatggaaggaggttttggctcaaaatctcacgatacatggccccattcattctgtccttaacatggatcagtcgtcctgtccccttggcagaaaaacagccccatagcatgatgtttccacccccatgcttcacagtaggtatggtgttcttgggatgcaactcagtattcttcttcctccaaacacgacgagttgagtttataccaaaaagttctactttggtttcatctgaccacatgacattctcccaatcctctgctgtatcatccatgtgctctctggcaaacttcagacgggcctggacatgcactggcttcagcagcggaacacgtctggcactgcgggatttgattccctgccgttgtagtgtgttactgatggtgacctttgttactttggtcccagctctctgcaggtcattcaccaggtccccccgtgtggttctgggatctttgctcaccgttctcatgatcattttgaccccacgggatgagatcttgcgtggagccccagatcgagggagattatcagtggtcttgtatgtcttccattttctgatgattgctcccacagttgattttttcacaccaagctgcttgcctattgtagattcactcttcccagtctggtgcaggtctacaatacttttcctggtgtccttcgaaagctctttggtcttggccatggcggagtttggagtttgactgtttgaggctgtggacaggtgtcttttatacagatgatgagttcaaacaggtgccattcatacaggtaacaagtgggggacagaaaagcttcttacagaagacgttacaggtctgtgagagccagagattttccttgtttgaggtgaccaaatacttattttccaccctaatttacgaataaattctttacaaatcctaccatgtgaattcatggatttcacattctgtctctcacagttgaagtgtacctctggtgcaaattactgacctctgtcatcattttaagtgggggaacttgcacaatcggtggctgactaaatacttttttgccccactgtatcttcaacgacgtaatccgataacaaccgatctctttacccgtcggcttcccgtggctgtcatgcgaccggttattgcagttaataatacaacagcttcttgacatttttgtgtttctttttatcgctgtgtgactgatttcaattgaaagcctgcgtgcgctagtacctcttgccacgagttcccagaattctttgcggttttacccctgaatgacgtcacattttcaatctctaaataatatgcatgttaaattttagatttggggtgaaatatcaagtcttttcaagtaaaccggttcaagtccaattcaagtcccaggtcattggtgtaaaagtccaagtcaagtcacaagtcttagaacattttttcaagtcaagtctaaagtcataaaattaatgactcgagtccaagtcatgtgactcgagtccacacctctgtgtgcgggcaggcggagaggaggatccaaacgcaggactcagacACTAACTTGAAACttaaaaacctcagctttattgctggtacgaaaacaaaacatgaagtgaacAAGGAATATGGAGAACcgaaacacacaggcataatctgatggtacgacgcgacaccgagcatgggaaaacacagggcttatatacacagggtagtaacgggggaatcggcaacaggagggagacacagctgggagagatcagggctaacgagacatggggaacaaagctgcacacactaacataagacaaagactttcacaataaaacaggaaacatgaatcacaactcagagacatggactcaacacagagacagaaaatgacacatggaactgaACTATACATGAAACCACAATTCCTAAAACATGGAtaatagaaacatgaaactctaataataataataataatccccaCAAccacaagagaacaagaaaacaatccatgatgcaaaataaaaccaaaacataataaactcaaaatactgggtccaacggacccagaaccgtgacaaggtgtgccatgtgacctgaaaccttggtacaaaatcatcataatcattctgttaacactgttttttaacactgtttgtgttgctgttcagcagtttaaaatgttttagattggattacatggaatgaatttgaattttcttgggggttttgtgtgtgtttcgtTCTCAGCAGATTTTGAATTccagttaccacatttctggtcatatgacatcttgagtgcccacttaaaaaaatccccacagttaattcaacattaaaacaaaataaaaatatgttaaataaataaaggtttgctctgtgatgaaatattaaataagcatacattgtacagagcactaacaatgaaaacaatcctttagcctgttgatcagagagaggcagtcattatgtccatttaaaacctgtaatcacagagcacaacgtttctgtgaaactatgaagtcccatatgatcctcatcatgtccagtgacttcagagtggatcctccctgtcatccggccagtgtttgatgtgtggcaagcagtacagaagcaggatagctgaggactttaaaagaagagcagaaaacggGAACATATatagttgtaaatgtaaatatcagtgatacttgtcttgtcaaagggaataaaataatgaaaatgtcaacttacacactcatttagggaggatcttgacactgcacagaggCACAAtcagtctgacaatgatggtgatctccagggatgttttcctgcagcaacattcctgccaactggccatatgatccagagtagttggtttgtaatgaacagaaaggtgtatatgttaggtagtgtgcactcagagctggtcctaagaaacaaacacatcctgtaataaactgaatacctgtagtagtgctgctgcaaatataaagcccttctatcatgtgtggtttcaaagaaggtgttttggaggctcagtcacagaaactgtgcagtctgttcagtcctgagtgtctcagctctgaaggggatggatcacagagggaaacacctgagtacagacattacaatacactctaacactcctaaggtcaagtgaaaacacaatttaaacactttacaaagaatgaatacatgttttcatggaaattaTGTCATTAACTCTTTTTGTTGTGAGTAAATCTCACCGACTGCTTGTGGGACAAGCTAGAAGGAAGACTAATCtctcctgtgctccagatgtgaagtctcacgctctgatcgtacggcgatgaagatggtgatgatgaagcctctctgatctgtggcattacagtttctggctgctatgtgcttcacactgttggattttacatgtgaagcttggagaagacacaggaggactgtgtctctcttaacaaaaaaaaaaaaaaaggaaacctaacaccccccccccccccccccccccccccaaactccCAACCTCACACCATCCAATGTCTATACAAAAGTAGGGTATCGGCTGGTAACAGAAAGCAAGTGTTACATATGTACTACAtatgtaacactgctgaaacatttctggccagaaatgtgcagttatcaacccagacccaccctgatgattgcactggccaaaacatgataaaagctcataaaaatgtatgtttcATAGAAAAATTTGTCCAAAAATATAATCGTATACTTTTGAAAAAGGTTAAAGTttataacaaaccaaaataataaaatttttgtaaatagtatttcaaaatagaggcacacataaagtggcttaactgtcattattgctgtaattaggtttgtttgtttgtttgtttgtttgtttgtttgtttttttaaaaagcaacctttagtcattgttgttctctcagaaacaatgaagaagctgttgaacatttatttgttgtgtgggcaatcctctggtccaccctccctccctcccagccacagtgagactggggcagcctggcaggatgttgaagcctggctgcagagaggatatgcctacactgttcattttaaactgctatatttgatttttctgacatttataggTTACTATTAGTGAATTTTGgattttctgtaataaataaaattgtcatcttttactgatatcattacttaattcatgtaattgtattttatgtaaacaattcaaacattatactgcaatgcagggcgtttttttcttaagtcaacttttaaatattgttcTACTTTCTATTCAAAGATCTAGATCATGAATCATCATGAATCatgaggtctgacccaagactttgtggactggtgccagctgaactaccgccagatcaacgccagtaaaaccaaggaactggtggtagacttccgcaggcacaagcattctccactgcaaccactgaacatccaaggtatggacattgaggctgtggacagctacaggtaccttggtgttcatctgaacaacagactggactggactcataactcagacgccctctacaggaaagggcagagcaggctgtacctgctgcggagactcaggttgtttggagtggagggcccactcctgaagaccttctatgactctgttg from Maylandia zebra isolate NMK-2024a linkage group LG15, Mzebra_GT3a, whole genome shotgun sequence includes the following:
- the LOC101472266 gene encoding spastin-like, with translation MNEIVESGATVSFDDIAGQDLAKQALQEIVILPALRPDLFTGLRAPARGLLLFGPPGNGKTMLAKAVAAESNATFFNISAASLTSKYVGEGEKLVRALFAVARELQPSVIFIDEVDSLLYERREGEHDASRHLKTEFLIEFDGLQSGRDDRVLVIGATNRPQELDEAILRRFAKRVYVTLPDEKTRFTLLKNLLGKHGSPLSQNELSCLAKVTAGYSGSNLTALPRDAALGPIRELGPDQVRIIAAAEVRNIKMKEFEDSLKQIKPTVSPATLNMYTK